The DNA region CGAGCTGAAGGTCATCCCCCACCATACTGACCTCCTTGAGCACATCCGGGCCGCTACCGATCAGCGTCGCACCTTTAACCGGCCGCGTCATTTTGCCCTTCTCAATCAAGTAGGCTTGGCTCGCCGAAAAAACAAACTTACCCGACGTGATATCCACCTCGCCACCGCCGAAGTTGGCCGCGTACAGTCCTTTGTCAACCGACGCGATTATTTCTTCCGGATTATGCGGCCCTGGCAGCATGTAGGTGTTGGTCATACGCGGCATAGGCAAATGCGCAAAGGATTCGCGTCGCCCGTTACCGGTTGCCGCCACACCCATCAATTTCGCATTGAGCTTATCTTGCATGTAGCCCTTTAACACACCGTTTTCGATCAAATGTGTGCACTGTGTAGGGTAGCCTTCGTCATCCACCGTAAGCGACCCGCGGCGATTAGGCAGCGTTCCGTCGTCCACTACTGTGCAATATTCCGACGCCACTTTTTGACCGACCGCCTGACTAAAGGCCGACGTTCCTTTGCGATTAAAGTCGCCTTCGAGACCGTGACCGATGGCTTCGTGGAGCAATATGCCAGGCCAACCGGGACCCAGAACGACGGTCATAGGCCCCGCTGGCGCCGCACCGGCCTCGAGATTGACCAGCGCCTGATCGACCGCCTCGCGACCCAATTCAATTGCGCGCTCGCCGTTGGCAAATGCGTCTAAACCATAACGGCCGCCACATCCGGCGTAACCCTGCTCGCGGCGCCCGTTCGATTCGACAATCACCGACACATTCATGCGTACCAGAGGTCGCACGTCGGCCGCCAAGGTGCCGTCGGCCGCGGCTACTAACATCTGCTCATGCACACCTGACATGGAGACGACTACCTCGCATACCCGACTGTCCATCGCACGCACCGCTTTATCCACGCGCTCAAGCAATGCAATTTTGGCATGATCGTCGAGTGTCGTGAGCGGGCTGGCTGGCTGATACAGCGGTGAGCCTGGCGTCCGACGCCACGCCTGCATACGCCCTTGCTCACCGCGTCGCGCAATCGCGCGAGCCGCCGTGGAGGCCTGATCAAGCGCGGGCAGGATCAACTCGTCGGCATACGCAAAGCCGGTTTTCTCCTCGCTGATCGCGCGGACCCCAACCCCTTGTTCAATCGACTGGCTGGCGTCTTTAACGCGACCGTCCTCGAGTGTCCAAGACTCTTGAATCGTGTGTTGAAAATACGCGTCCGCTTCGTCGATGCCCGGCGCCATCGCGGTGGCCAAGGTGCGCTCAACATCGGCGAGCGTCAGGCCAGCCCCGCCAAGCAAGTCGCGCTCGACCTGCTGGGTAATCACGTCATAACTCGGTAGTGCAATGGCGGACACACTGTCTCCTCATCTACGGCTGATCGAATAAAGAGCGATATTGTAGCGCATCGTAACGCCCACACCTTATTCGGGCGTCGGAGGCTCGACCGCTTCGTTGGACACCGGTGGCTCAGTCGACGAGCCCGCCGCACCCGTACCAACGTCATCCGGCTCGGTTTCCGGCGGCACATCGGGTCGCGCGGAGCCCGTGCGGGTGATCACCGGCTCTTCCCAACCACCGGTGATCGAGTAACTGACTTTGCCCATATTCTGCAGTGGTTTTTTGAAAATCTCCGTCACCACCAACAACGCGGCACCCACGGCCGGGCCTCCTGCAATCGCGCCGGCAATGGGCAGCGATGAGCCAAAATTAGCGTAGACGAGTGCGGTCTGGTCGTAGTCTTTTTCGATGATTCCGGTGCGACCGACAATCACCACATTGGCCGCGGGCCCTGACAGCGCCAAGTTGTCAGTGACGGCACTGCCTTCCTCGATAACAAAATCACCGGCGATTGAATCGAATCCAAAGCCCGAATCGAAGACATCGCGAAAGTCGAGATTCAGACGCCGAGGTAAAGCCCCGATACTCAACAACCCAAACACTCGTCCGGCGCCGGGATCCACAGACACCAGTTTCCCTTGCCCGATTTCGACCGTCAGCGTGCCCTCCACCGTCTCAAGATAGTTGGGCGTCCATCCGGTTGGCCAGTTCATCTCCAATTTTGCTGACGCGCTGTCGGCCTGCATAAACTCCGCAAAGTTGAGCGCCTTGAGCGTGTTCTGCACATTCGTTGAATTGAGTTCGCTGACTAGATATGTCGTCGACTCGCCGTTACCAAACACCCATGATCCGGTTGTCCGTGTAGTAAAGTCCTCAGCGGTGGTTGTAAACTCTCTGATCGCCACCAGATTTTGCCGAGCCTCAAGGTGGGCGACCAGCACCCCCAGATCGAAATCATTAAACCGAAACGAATTGACCAACGCTCGAAACGAAGGCGCGGAACGTGGGTCGACAGGCTCGTCGCTATCATTGCTGGCCCATTCCACCCGCTCGAATTGACCGATCACGGGGTCATCGGGCGTTACAACATGCGGAACCGATAGCAAGCCCTCCAGTTTTTCGCCCGTGAACGTGAACATCCGTCGCGCATCCTGCTTCGCCATCGTGAGGCGATTCGCACCGAATTCCTGTTGGAGCCCAGCAAGATTGACCACGTCAAGTTCGGCACTGTGAACGTCCACCCATGGCGAGTCCGACGCGTAGTGTTCCACGAACCGACTAATCTGCGACAAATCAAGATAGTCGACGTCGCCCACAATACGCACTTGTTCAAGACCGGGAAGCGTGGCCCCGCCCTGACCAAACCGTAGCTCACCCCTCGGCACGATCCAGCGACCATCACGACTCTGTACTTGAGCAATTACGTTGGTGTTATCGCCATAACCGGTCGTAACACGCAAACGATCCTCATCGATCACCGTTAACATGGCGTCGATAAAACGCGCTTCATCCGCGCGCTTGGCAAGCGGCGCCGGCAAAGTGATTGCCATGCCCTCGAGCGAGGAACGCAGGCGCGCCTGGAGCGGCATATTGCTGCCTACTGCGGGTAAGGCCAGCGACGCGCGCCAAGATGCCAAACCACTCAAATGATCCGCCAAACGCTCGTGCACATGACGCGCCAGCGACGATGGCCGAGTCGCGCCTCGCAGTTCGATGTCGGTTGAATACCCCTCCACAGAAGACGGCGACACCGCGATCTCAACCGGCTCACCAAGAAACTGTCCTTGGATACCACTGCCCGTCAGACCGTTTCTCGATGCCCGTAGCTCACCGCGTAAATCCGTGGCCGTTTGACGCCAATCGCGAAATTGAAACTGCGCTTCCTCAAACTGAAGGGCGACATCAAACTGCGTATCCTTACGGGCTTTTGTTGGGATGGTCAGATTGACTTGCGCACGGCCATCTCCAAAAAACTGCGCATCCGGCCAGCTTTGCCCCCAATTATCCACCAGTGGTGTCGCATCCAGAAACGCACGCATATCATCGAGCTGCGCAGACACGCCGCCTTCAACAAACACGATCGCTTTTTTAAAATCGTCAATCGAGGCCTGCGCATCATCGATGCTCAGCGTAAGTAGATTCGCTTTGGAAACCGAGCCACGAAGGCTGTTACGCTCAAACGTGAGGGTGGCATCCAGTGCTTCGATGTCTGGCCAGTCTTTAGCGTAGTGCAGTGTCGCACCCACTAAGTCAATGCTCGCCAAAAACTCACCATCCGCTTCGTTTACAAACGGAAATTTGTGCAGTGGCCCCTTCAGCTGAAAGCGCCCATTGCGCCCGGTACCGTCTGTCAATGCAGCGTCGAGCCAATTGAGCAATCGGCCCTTGAACCGATTGACCGGGAAGTAATGGTACGCGTTGCTCAAATCGAGCTCGTCGACCGCCAGGGACAGATCGCCGATCCAGCTAGAGTCGGGCGCGTCGCGACGCAGTCCAATTGACCCATTTACCTGGATGTCGGCATTTTGGAGCAAAAGATTATCGATCTGTATTGTGGTCCCTTCCGGTTCATGACTCCAGACCACGTCGGCGCGCACACTGTCCAGCGGCACCTCGTCACGCAACACGCCCGTCAGGTCGATCTGCTCAAGCGCTGTGAGGGTCATTCCCCCTTTGGTCCGACTGCCAAAAATGCGTGCGTCGAGACCCGAAAAACCAGGCCTGCCCTCCGCCCCACGCAGGCCCGCACCGCGAAGCGTTCCATCCAGCGCAAAATCCGCGATCGCGTCGTCGGTAAACAGGAAAAACCCATGAATATCAGTAACTCGTCCCGTGGGCGCATAGCGGCTATCTATATCCGCCACGTGCTCATGCGCTGGGAGTGCCAACGTGATGAGATCGTCGATGTTGAGCTCTGTTGCCGACAACTCGATTCGACGTGCGGTGTGGCCCGTCGACGTGCTCCGCTGCGATGATGTTGCGTCGCTCAAGCCATAACTGAGTCGCAATGTGCCCGGTGTTGAGTCGGCATGCGCCCCCAGTTCAACATCATCACCCTCAAGCACCCAGTAATTCGCCGCACCGCGCCAGGTATAGCGCCCGGCCACGCGGGCGATCGTTCGCTCGCTCGAGGCTACACGAACATCGCTCGCGTCGATCGTTACACTTGCTTCGCGCGGCTCGACGCCCACCGCACGTATCCATAGCGACAGTTCAACAGGCTCGCTCGTTGACCAATCTTGAATCTGCGTGATGTCCGACACTTTGGACCAATTGACGTTTTCGCCAGACACAAATCCGGTCCACGCGATCGACTCTGGCTGGTTTACCCGGCCCTCCGCATCAACGGAAAACTCAATGCGATCGCCACGTGTTTCAAGCTCCAATTCGCCTTCGAGATTGAGCAACTGATCGACTATCTGAAGGTCAACATCAAAATCGGGAATCGAGAATGCGTAACCCTCTTTGCGGTCTTCAACACTCAGCGCAACGTTGTTAATGCCAAAGACACCGTCCGCCACGCCCCACGCGGTGGTGGGCGCTGCATCGCCTTTGAGGGCGTCGATCGGTAAGTCTTGGATATACCAGGCACCCTCTTCATCCCGGTGCACGGTGAGCTCGAAACCCGACAGCGTCAGAATCGACGGATTGATTGAGCCGGTACGAAACCAATCCATAAGATCGATAGCCACCCGCAGCCGATCGGCGTTTAGCACCGTTTGCGTGCCGTCCTGCGACTGAATCGACACATCGTCAAACACGAGTTCCGGGCCATGCAAACGCCACCGGGCGTCGACACTGCCAACGGACAACGGATGGCCCAATGCGTCAGTGGCCGCCGATTCGATGCGGTCTTGCACATCCGGGATCAGCGGGACAGCGACGCGAAACAAGCCGATAAGCAAGGCCACGGACACGACCACCACAGCAAACGTCGCAGCGACAATTCGCCACACCCATCGAAGAAAACCGACTCGCGTCGGTTTTCGGGCTGGTCGGGTGTTAGGCTTATCGCTCATCGTTACATTAACACCACATCAAATTGCTCGACGTGGTAGCTCGATTCCGCCTGAACGCGAATCGGTTTGCCGGTATTAATTTCCACTTCCGCAAGGGATGACGATTCTTCATCGAGCAGCAGATCAATCACTTCCTGGCTCGCCAAAATCATGAGTTTCTGAAACTCGAACTGACGGTTTTGGCGCATAATTTCGCGAAAAATTTCATAGACAACGGTTTCTGCGGTTTTCACGTATCCGCGTCCGTTGCATACAGTGCACGACTCACACGTAATGTGCTGAAGACTCTCGCGCGTTCGCTTACGGGTCATTTCCACGAGCCCAAGCTGTGTCACTTCCGACACAAAAAACTTCACGTGATCACGGGACAAATACTTTTCGAGCGCTTGCAGGACCTGGTGCCGGTGCTCTTCGTCATGCATGTCAATAAAATCGAGAATGATAATACCGCCGAGATTGCGCAAACGCAGTTGTCGCGCGATCGCCTGGGCCGCTTCTAAATTCGTTTTAAAGATGGTGTCTTCTAAATTTCGATGTCCGACAAACGCCCCCGTGTTCACGTCCACCGTGGTCATCGCTTCAGTCTGATCGATGATCAGGTAGCCGCCCGACTTAAGACCCACTTTGCGATTCAGCGCCTTGTGTATTTCTTCTTCGACATTGTGAAAGTCAAATAGCGGGCGATCGCCGGAATAATGCTCAATGACAGGTGCCAACTCAGGAATAAACGTTTCGGCGAAGTGGCGCATATCATGAAACGCTTCGTCACTGTCAACGCGGATACGCTCGATCTCCGCATTGAGAAGATCGCGCAGGATGCGTTCGTGTAGCGGCAAATCCTGATACACCAACTCCGATGCACTGGCTTGGCGACTGCGCGCTTCGACAATGTTCCACAGTTTGGATAAAAACAGCATGTCGGCGCGTAATGCTTCGTACTGCGCGCCCTCCGCTGCTGTGCGTACGATGTAGCCGCCGCGGGTATCCGGATCGATAAACTGGGCTACCGTATCACGCAGTCGTTCGCGCTCTGTTTCGTCGTCGATTCGGGTGGACACGCCGACACCCTGGCCGTTTGGCATGTACACGAGGTAGCGCGATGGAATGGTAATAAACGTTGTGAGGCGAGCGCCCTTGGTGCCAATCGGGTCTTTGACCACTTGCACCAAAATCGAATCGCCGTCGCGCACCAACTCACGAATGTTATTAGGCTCGTCGAGCGCTTCGATTCCATCGTCATCGACATCCGGCGTGACGATGTCCGACGCATGCAAAAACGCCGTGCGTTCGAGACCCACATCGATAAAAGCGGCCTGCATGCCCGGCAACACGCGACTCACCTTACCGCGGTAGATATTGCTGACTAACCCGGTACGGCTGGCGCGCTCCATCAACACTTCCTGCAGCACACCGTTTTCAACGATGGCAACGCGAGTTTCGCCGGATGCCACATTGACCAATATCTCTTCTTTCATACGCTCTCTTCGCTGAGCCAGTCAAACGCATCAAACTGCGCCAGCAGTTGAGCGGTTTCTCGCACGGGCAAGCCCATGACACCCGAATAGCTGCCGCTCAGGCGCTCGACAAACAAGGCGGCCATTCCCTGGATGGCATAACCACCCGCTTTGTCGGCGGGTTCGCCGGTGGCCCAATAACGCGCAACGTCTCTTGGACCGATCAAAGCAAACGTGACGGCGCTTTGACTCAGTGCCCGTGCGCAACGAGTGGCGTCCATGACGGTCACCGCAGTCAGAACATGATGGGTGCGCCCCGATAATTGTGCAAACATTCTGGCGTGATCGTGTTGGTCGATGGGCTTACCCAACACCTCACCATCTGACACCACCACCGTATCTGACCCAATTACGACGCAGTCGTTGCATTTTGCCAACGCCGTGGCGGCTTTTTCATCCGCCATACGCCGCACGTAATCTTCGGGTAACTCGGAATCTCGTCTCGATTCATCGATATCAGCGGGGTGTTGCCGGTGCCGAACACCGAGCTGTGCCAGCAGCGCGGTACGGCGCGGTGACGCGGAAGCAAGCACTATAAGCCGTTGATTTTCTTTATTCATGAATCGTTTTGCCGCGTGGTTGGCGCTTGGCGAGTCACCGGCGTCGATCAAGCCCGATGATAGGGATGGCCAACACGCAAACTGTTCGCCCGATACAGAGCTTCTATCACAACCACGCGAGCCAAACCGTGCGGCAAGGTCAGTTTTGATAACGACCAGGATTCATTGGCGCGGGCGCGACACTCTTGGGAAAGGCCATCTGGCCCACCGATAAGAAACGCAAGGGGTCGAGCATCGAGAAATCGCTGATCAAGCCAATCGGCAAGTTGCTCCGTCGTGCGCATTTTCCCCTGCACATCGAGGGCGACAACATGATGGCTATCGTTAACGTGGGACAGCAGCGCTTTCCCTTCTTGCTCTTGATAAACGGACGGATTATTAGCCCGACTGCGCTTTGCGGTGGGTACCGCGATCACTGAGAAATGGAGCGGTTTAACAAAACGTCGGGAAAACTCGCTGACGCCCGACTCCACCCAGTCCGGCATGCGCTTACCCACGCAAATCAGTCGACAATCCATAGCGGACCGTTATGTGGCGGCGACAGGTTCGCTGCCGCCTTCGAGCCCCCAGAGCTTTTCGAGTTTATAAAAATCACGAACACGCGGCAGCATGAGATGCACCACGACGAACGCAAGATCGATGAGCACCCACTCGCCGTCTTGTTCGCCCTCGCTACCCAATACGTCAATGTTGTGTTCTTTGGCTTTACGCACCACATCTTCGGCCATCGATTTTACATGACGGTTGGAGCGGCCACTCGCAATGATCATACGATCGGTGATCGATGTGAGCTTGCTCACGTCCAGCACCTGCACTTCTTGGGCTTTGAGTTCATCGAGCGCTGCTTCCACCAGCGAGACAATGTGATCGGGTCGTTCTTGGTCAGACATTAGTTTCCTTGCATCGTAATTTTTCAAGCGGATAACAGGCGTGCTCGTTCATGTAGGCACGCACCGCATCGGGGATTAAAAATCGGGGGTCGCCACCTCGACAAATGAGTTGGCGCAAAGCCGTCGAGGAAATTTCCAGCTGCGTTACCGCGTGCACGTAGATCCGGCCAGCCTGCACGGCATGAAGTTCGTCAACGGCATCGGTGCCTCGATGTTTTAGCAACTCGCCCAGCGTGCCCGCATCCGGAACCTGCCAGCCGGGTCGATGCGCTACTATAACATGGGCAAGCTCAAGGACCCGCTGCCATTGATGCCATTTAGGCAGACCCAAAAACGCATCCATCCCGACGATCAAGCAAAGCGCAGCATCCGGGTAGTCGCCGCGCAGATCCAGTAGGGTGTCGACTGAGTAGGACGGACCATCGCGACGGAGTTCGCGATCATCCACGACAAAGCCCTCCTGCCCCTGGGCTGCAGCCCGCACCATACCGAGACGGTGGTGCGCCGGCGCGATGGCGCCGTCCCGATGGGGCGGATCCCCGTTCGGTAAAAAACGCACCTCGGACAGCCGCAACACGCGCCTCAGCTCAAACGCGGTGCGAAGATGGCCGTAGTGAATAGGGTCAAACGTGCCCCCAAAAATGCCGATGGCGGTCATGGCGCTATCTCATCACGCCACCGCCATGGCGGCACCACCGTGACTCACACCCAGCACCAGCGCTCGCAGGCAGCCCCACGGATCGCCTGGACCTTGACCTTTGACCGCCGCATCGGTCTGCGCAGCGAGTACGAGTAAGGCATTGGCACGTTTGCTCGATTGCAGCCGCTGGGCTGCCCTTGAGACCAGTGTTTTGCGCGTCGACCACACACGGGCGGCATTCATTGCGGCGTCCACGCCACCGCCGTTTTCCATGGCAAAGCACACACTCGCCAACGTGCGGATTTCGCGTCCGAGCGCCCAAAGAATCAGCACAGGCTCAACGCCCTCGGCGTGCAGCCCACCGAGAATGCGCAGACTGCGCCGGGTATCGCCGATCAATGCGGCGTCAACCAGCTGGAAGACATCAAAGCGCGCGCTATCAGCCACCGATTTGGCCACGTCCTCCGCCGTGATGGAACCAGCGTCAAACTGTAGGCGTAGCTTCGTGATCTCCTGCTGCGCGGCCAACAGATTGCCCTGCGACCGATCCGCGAGCATCAGCAACGCATCGCGACTGGCGTCGAGTCCTTCTTTTTGTAGGCGGCCGGCAATCCACTGAGGAAGCTGTTGTGCGTTGAGTGGCCAATGCTGGACCATCACACCGCGCTGGCTGAGCGCCTTAACCCACGCGCTCTTTTTCGCACTCGCATCCAATTTCGGGACGATGACGAGCAGGCAGTCGTCCGCGTGAGTTTGCTCAACCAGTTCAACGATCGCTTTGCTGCCCACCCGTCCGGGCTTGCCGTTGGGAATGCGAATTTCCGTCAGCTGTCGATCATCGAACAAGGACAGATTGCTGCCGCCAACCGTCACCGCTGACCAGTCGAATCCACGCTCGACAATATGCACATCGCGCCCGCTAAATCCCGCCTCGTAAGCGCGCCGACGGATCGCATCGCACGCTTCGTCCACCAACAACGGTTCGTCGCCGCTGATCAAATAAACAGCGTCAAGTTGACTGGCCAGGCGGCCATCTAGGTCATCGGGGCGAACGTTCACAGGGGCAATCGACAGGCGACGGTCATGGCTAAATCATAACCGGGCCGTGCACGCGTTGCACACACTTTAACCCGCGTGCAATCAGCCGCTTGCCAGCGACCAGAGATAGCCAACGCCGTCGATGACCTGGCCAAACAGCCAAAGGCCGCCCCACACCGTCGCGATGCCGACCGCCATCAGTAGGAGCAAGATCAACAGCATCAGAATCAGACTGCCCCGCGCGGTTTCCGCCGGCCGGTCGAGGTAGTCCGACAGAAGTTTCACATTGCGGTGATTGGCCTTCCAGCCCATATCAAACAGATCGCCCAACACAGGGATAAATCCGATAACGACCTCGACCGCCACGTTCATGATCATCTGCATGAGCGTGAACATCGGGACCCGCACGCGCATGCCCTGTATCAGTATCCAGGTCGACAATAGCCCGCCCACCGCGTCGCCGACACCGGGCACCAAACCCACCAGGCTGTCTAGCCCAATTCGACGCTGGGTAAACGGCACTCGAATGGCGTTATCGAGCAGCCACGCCAACCGTTCGAGATGGCGTCGACGCGCATTGCCAACTGGCTCGTCAGTCACGAATCGATCCAGTCGGTGCACGCTGGGCATCGATCACCCCATGCTGCTGTAACCACGCACAGGCATCGTCGGCGTCGTGCTCGAACCAGGCTCCCGCCGAACCGAGTCGAAAGGTATACCCCCACGCATCCATGTCCCGGAGCATATGCGCGCGGTCAAAACCCTCAAGTGTATCGGACAGCACGATCTGCAAATAACACACGCCGTTTTCTTCGTCGTAGTCGCCACCCGCATTGGTGTCGAGCGAGGCTCGACGGGATGCCGGCATGCAAACGTAGTGACACAACTCATGGAGCGCCGAATGCACCGGTGTGTCCGCACGGACATAGAGTGTATTTCCCACTAGGCCCGCCTCGCGATCGCCCCAGTAGGAGCCGAGAATCGGTGCATTGGAGGGCACCGATTGCAGTGCGACACCATACGCGCGCACCACGGCCTCGAGTGCACCGACAGGCAGGTCGGCGCACGTCGCCACCGCCGACGCAACCTGGGAAGTCGCGTTATCGGGCATACCGCACTCGCCGTAAAATGGCCTGCGCCATTTCCGCGGCAAGCGCTGTGCGCAGCGACTCATACTCATGGCGTTTGCCGAGAACATCATTTCTATCAAACGTGTAGTCACGAGTGAGCGCCAGTCGCTGATTGCTGATATACACCGTGTCGTCGATGCTCAGCGAAAACACGGCGGTTTGAAACACCTCGTACTCTTCCGGTCCGTCAGTGGCCGCGACCGACAAAATACGCTGACCATTGTCCTGGTTGTTCACCGTCAATACCGCACCCGCGCCAATCGGAGAGGTCGCCAGCGCAACCTGTCTCAGCTCGAGCGCGCGGCGAAGTGCTTTGGTGAGTTCCGTATTTCGCTCTGATTTTATGTAGACGGGGGCTAAATCGGCCGGCAAGGAATCGGCGCCGCGTGGCGCAAACCCGCAGCCGGTAATCAGCGCGAAGGAAACAACATAGATGACGGCGAGACGACCCATTAGTTGGCCACTATGTTGACCAGTTTGCCGGGCACGACAATCACGCGCCGTACGGTTTTGCCCTCAATAAAGCGGGCAGCATTGGGCTCGCTGAGTGCCGCATGCTCCAGTTCCTCATTGGGCATATCCGCTGCGACATCGAGTTTGCCGCGCAACTTTCCGTTCACCTGCACAACAATCGATACGGTGTCTGTCACGAGCATGGCCTCATCCACATCGGGCCACGTAGCGCTCATCAACCCATCGCCATTACCTAGGGCCTGCCACCAAAAATGGCAGACATGCGGTGTGATGGGGGTCAGCATCAGCACGATTGCTTCCAGTGTTTCGTGCACGACGGCCGCATCGCCAGCGTCGTAGGAGTCGGCCTCAATGTTCATCTGCTTCCAGGTGAGGTTGGTCAACTCGCGAATCGCAGCCACCGCGGTATTGAACGTATGACGACGGTCAAAATCGTCACGCACTTTCAGTAACGTTCGCGCTTTGGCCTGCAGGAGCGTTTGCTGTGAAGCGGACCACTCGTCAGGTTTGGCGCTCCTACCCCCGCGCGATACGTGCGTATGCACCATGCGCCAAACGCGCTTCATAAATCGGGCCGAGCCCTCCACACCGGCTTCGGACCAGTCCAAAGATTGCTCGGGCGGTGCATCCGACATCATAAACAACCTGAGCGTATCGGCGCCGTACTTATCGATCATCGGCTGAGGGTCAACGGTATTCCCTTTCGATTTAGACATCTTTGCGCCGTCTTTCAGCACCATGCCCTGGGTAAGTAGCCGCGCGAACGGTTCACTCACATTGAGAATCCCTTCATCACGCAGAAGACGCGTGTAATAGCGCGCGTACAGCAGGTGTAAAATGGCGTGCTCGATACCGCCAATATACTGATCGACCGGCAACCAATACTGCGCGCGTTCATCGAGCATCGCCTCGGCCTGATCAAACGAAGCAAAGCGCGCAAAATACCAGGACGATTCAACAAAGGTGTCGAACGTGTCGGTATCACGCCGTGCGGGCTTGCCGCACTTCGGACACGGCACATTGACAAACTCAGGCATACGCCCCAGTGGTGAACCTGTCTCGTCGATTGTCACGTCCTCTGGCAAGCGCACGGGCAAATCGCTTGCCGGCACCGGTACCGCGCCGCAGTCATCACAGTGGATGATCGGCACTGGTGTGCCCCAGTAACGCTGTCTGGATACACCCCAGTCACGCAATCGATAATTTACACGTCGACGCCCGGTACCCGCTTGTTCGAAACGCGTGGCCAGCGCCTCAAACGCCTCGTCGAAATTCATTCCATTGTATGCACCGGAATTGATAAGACGACCACGTTCGACAAATGCTTCCTTATTGAGATTGATGTCGGCCTCGTCGCTCTCGATCACCTGTTTGATCGGCAGATTGTATTTTCGGGCGAACTCGTAGTCGCGTTGATCATGGCCGGGAACCGCCATCACCGCGCCCGTGCCGTACCCCATGAGCACAAAGTTTGCGACCATGACCGGGACATTTTCTCCCGTTACCGGATGGATGGCCTCGACACCGAGCGGCATACCGCGCTTTTCCATCGTCTCAAGTGCCGCCTCTGAGGACTGCATCGTATTGCATTCCTCCAAAAACGACGCGAGTTGCGGCGAGGACTCCGCCGCACTCATGGCCAACGGATGTTGTGCCGCTACCGCAAGATAGGTAACACCCATGAGCGTATCGGGGCGAGTCGTAAAAACCGCTTGCGTGCCGAAACCAGGAATCTCAAATTCGATTTCGAGCCCCTCGGAGCGACCAAT from Pseudomonadota bacterium includes:
- the tldD gene encoding metalloprotease TldD; the encoded protein is MALPSYDVITQQVERDLLGGAGLTLADVERTLATAMAPGIDEADAYFQHTIQESWTLEDGRVKDASQSIEQGVGVRAISEEKTGFAYADELILPALDQASTAARAIARRGEQGRMQAWRRTPGSPLYQPASPLTTLDDHAKIALLERVDKAVRAMDSRVCEVVVSMSGVHEQMLVAAADGTLAADVRPLVRMNVSVIVESNGRREQGYAGCGGRYGLDAFANGERAIELGREAVDQALVNLEAGAAPAGPMTVVLGPGWPGILLHEAIGHGLEGDFNRKGTSAFSQAVGQKVASEYCTVVDDGTLPNRRGSLTVDDEGYPTQCTHLIENGVLKGYMQDKLNAKLMGVAATGNGRRESFAHLPMPRMTNTYMLPGPHNPEEIIASVDKGLYAANFGGGEVDITSGKFVFSASQAYLIEKGKMTRPVKGATLIGSGPDVLKEVSMVGDDLQLDAGVGTCGKEGQSVPVGVGQPTLKIDTLTVGGTG
- a CDS encoding YhdP family protein → MSDKPNTRPARKPTRVGFLRWVWRIVAATFAVVVVSVALLIGLFRVAVPLIPDVQDRIESAATDALGHPLSVGSVDARWRLHGPELVFDDVSIQSQDGTQTVLNADRLRVAIDLMDWFRTGSINPSILTLSGFELTVHRDEEGAWYIQDLPIDALKGDAAPTTAWGVADGVFGINNVALSVEDRKEGYAFSIPDFDVDLQIVDQLLNLEGELELETRGDRIEFSVDAEGRVNQPESIAWTGFVSGENVNWSKVSDITQIQDWSTSEPVELSLWIRAVGVEPREASVTIDASDVRVASSERTIARVAGRYTWRGAANYWVLEGDDVELGAHADSTPGTLRLSYGLSDATSSQRSTSTGHTARRIELSATELNIDDLITLALPAHEHVADIDSRYAPTGRVTDIHGFFLFTDDAIADFALDGTLRGAGLRGAEGRPGFSGLDARIFGSRTKGGMTLTALEQIDLTGVLRDEVPLDSVRADVVWSHEPEGTTIQIDNLLLQNADIQVNGSIGLRRDAPDSSWIGDLSLAVDELDLSNAYHYFPVNRFKGRLLNWLDAALTDGTGRNGRFQLKGPLHKFPFVNEADGEFLASIDLVGATLHYAKDWPDIEALDATLTFERNSLRGSVSKANLLTLSIDDAQASIDDFKKAIVFVEGGVSAQLDDMRAFLDATPLVDNWGQSWPDAQFFGDGRAQVNLTIPTKARKDTQFDVALQFEEAQFQFRDWRQTATDLRGELRASRNGLTGSGIQGQFLGEPVEIAVSPSSVEGYSTDIELRGATRPSSLARHVHERLADHLSGLASWRASLALPAVGSNMPLQARLRSSLEGMAITLPAPLAKRADEARFIDAMLTVIDEDRLRVTTGYGDNTNVIAQVQSRDGRWIVPRGELRFGQGGATLPGLEQVRIVGDVDYLDLSQISRFVEHYASDSPWVDVHSAELDVVNLAGLQQEFGANRLTMAKQDARRMFTFTGEKLEGLLSVPHVVTPDDPVIGQFERVEWASNDSDEPVDPRSAPSFRALVNSFRFNDFDLGVLVAHLEARQNLVAIREFTTTAEDFTTRTTGSWVFGNGESTTYLVSELNSTNVQNTLKALNFAEFMQADSASAKLEMNWPTGWTPNYLETVEGTLTVEIGQGKLVSVDPGAGRVFGLLSIGALPRRLNLDFRDVFDSGFGFDSIAGDFVIEEGSAVTDNLALSGPAANVVIVGRTGIIEKDYDQTALVYANFGSSLPIAGAIAGGPAVGAALLVVTEIFKKPLQNMGKVSYSITGGWEEPVITRTGSARPDVPPETEPDDVGTGAAGSSTEPPVSNEAVEPPTPE
- the rng gene encoding ribonuclease G, which encodes MKEEILVNVASGETRVAIVENGVLQEVLMERASRTGLVSNIYRGKVSRVLPGMQAAFIDVGLERTAFLHASDIVTPDVDDDGIEALDEPNNIRELVRDGDSILVQVVKDPIGTKGARLTTFITIPSRYLVYMPNGQGVGVSTRIDDETERERLRDTVAQFIDPDTRGGYIVRTAAEGAQYEALRADMLFLSKLWNIVEARSRQASASELVYQDLPLHERILRDLLNAEIERIRVDSDEAFHDMRHFAETFIPELAPVIEHYSGDRPLFDFHNVEEEIHKALNRKVGLKSGGYLIIDQTEAMTTVDVNTGAFVGHRNLEDTIFKTNLEAAQAIARQLRLRNLGGIIILDFIDMHDEEHRHQVLQALEKYLSRDHVKFFVSEVTQLGLVEMTRKRTRESLQHITCESCTVCNGRGYVKTAETVVYEIFREIMRQNRQFEFQKLMILASQEVIDLLLDEESSSLAEVEINTGKPIRVQAESSYHVEQFDVVLM
- a CDS encoding Maf family protein; protein product: MNKENQRLIVLASASPRRTALLAQLGVRHRQHPADIDESRRDSELPEDYVRRMADEKAATALAKCNDCVVIGSDTVVVSDGEVLGKPIDQHDHARMFAQLSGRTHHVLTAVTVMDATRCARALSQSAVTFALIGPRDVARYWATGEPADKAGGYAIQGMAALFVERLSGSYSGVMGLPVRETAQLLAQFDAFDWLSEESV